The following nucleotide sequence is from Anopheles stephensi strain Indian chromosome 3, UCI_ANSTEP_V1.0, whole genome shotgun sequence.
AGtgcaaagaacgaaaaataaaagtaatgggaaaacggaaagaatGAAATGTAGCACAATCATGCTGCTACGAATGCTCAATAAGTTCCGGCTACCGGGTTTTTGCAACTGCAACTGATCGGTCAGGGATCACCTCACCAGCAGGTAAGGTGTCCTGCTGCATTATACAATTGGAAGGAAACGGAACAGAAAGCAAAAGTTCCAGCCGGTGAAACATTTCCATGCTAATGAATGTGCTTCGCCAGTCGAGTGCTAATAAACGGATCTATTTCATTCCATCGCCATTCGATGATTCCGTTCTTTGTTTTCTACTGCTCTGCGTGCTAGTGCTACAGTGGGCTTCATAGGAGACATATCGGGTTAAAAGTGTTTTTATGGATTTCCCTCATTTTCATATGAGGATATCATTACGCAAAATGTAACAtaaattatctttttttttattcataaagaacggcctggatAAATGATCATTTTAATCAATAAACAATTATACCGACCGAAACCTTTCGAAGTTGTTGTACCAAAATTAAGGAATATATTTAACCCTCCGCGTGCTTAACATTTCGTCACGATTATTatcataaaatttcaaaaccatttcataattttcattATCATAAAATCTATCGCTGCGCTCGTCAAtcgtattaaaaaaaaaagctggtaAGAGtaataaatgattaaaattattttactcTTAACACTTAACAAAACATCACAACTATAcacaatggagacgcccagtactttatGATGTGTTGTTGCAGGACTACAAAAACTATAATAGTTGCACAAACAATTCTTTCTTTATAGTTTTGGTAaaattaacaataaaaaaatattgacagGATTGACAGAATAAAAAGACAGGATAATATAATTTTGAGTTTTCTTGAGATACATTATCAAAAGTGTTTATGTTAGGACATATTAGAGATACACTTAAAAGCTTCTCCACATTCTATTCATCCTTTTATCTCGAAACCTAAGGCATTAGGAGAATTTTTAACATCAAGATTTATGAGTAGCAAAAGCATTAAATCAATATAAACTCAAatatataaatttatttagcGATTTTTTCCCGACCAATCCCCACAGTGCTAGTATATAAAAAACGGGTTGCAATATTCTTCGCTATTACTATCGTTTTCCATTTGTGGAAATTCACTTTTAAACTTCATCCAATGCACCGTTCGCAATTCATCTCCACAGTGGTCACACAAACGTGCATCCGCAATTCTCCCAGTAAACACCATCAATCAAGCAAACGTGCATcgcccacacatacacacgcgttTTGCTCTTTGAGCTCTCGCCCGTACCGGGAGCAGTCCGTTATCAACGGTATCACGGGAAacgtgaaagaaaaaaaacatacacacacacacatctttttattttattaccattTTTCAACACTCACTCCTATCCCGACCggggaaaagaaacaaacagacaGTAAGTAGCTAAACGGAATTTTGGCAACAGAAATGCGCTGGCGGAACATCGATTCAATGCTCGTTCGACCCACACAGGGAGCGGGCGAGGTCTATTTATCCGTCTGATGGATCACGTTTTGCGATTATTTATGACCATTTGCCGTACGAAGCGGTACGATTGATCCGAAAAATGCTAAATGCTCCAGTGTTCGCCGGGAAGCATGATGGATGCGCGATCGCATTACAAACAGTTGCGCCCGAATACTTACGTTTGTATGATAAATGTTTACCACTAAAAGCATGTTTGACGACGAATAACATAAAGAAGCAATAGTACTATTAATCGATTGATTCGTTCCCTACACGTGACACATCCAATCCTATCACGGGCGGAACATGTATCTCGATTACATTATTCATCGTCTTGTTTGCTTCGAGGTGTTTGTATTAAGCGgtttaaaagtgtcttaaCTTAAACACTTCATCcacaatttataattttattcctttttaaTACAGTAAAGGGAccaggaaaattaaattaaacataaGAAGattatattctttttttttacaaatctAAATAACATTTTAAACCTTCTGAACTAAAGTTTCTGAATTATTATGTACTAAAAGGCTTTATAACACCTTATCTGTTATAAATCGTTTCTGGAAAGAAATTCACTTCATACTCATATACAGAAAATGTTTTGagatatgttttaatttttacaaaGCGCGCATTTAGAGTTTTATCGTCTTTTTGGGGGATTTGGGACATAAGCTATTCCGAACGATTCTTGGTCGTAGCTTTCAATTGATAGTCGAACCACTGCATTTCGAACGGCTCCAGGACTCATACATGCAATCAAATTCCTCATTCTAATTGGATGCCTTTGTCCGTTTCtggttttctctctctttcacagCTCGTCTCGGCCAACCCGAATCAGCGGAACTGGCGAGGGATCCTGATTGCCCTGCTCGTTATCATCGTGGTACTGGCGCTGATCGTGACATCCGTGGTGAGTATCATCATGACGCACGCAACTAATCAATGACCCACGGGTCTTTGGCCACCTGGCTCACGGTAGCGCGCACACTTACATCCGGCTCAATCAGCCTATCGATCAGGTCCATGATCGCTGGGTTCAGCCGCATATCGGACGGATAGCCGTACTGCTTGCGCTCCTGATGTCCAATCGTCACCGCTATATTGCTCTCGTCGAACGGCATCGTACCGGACACCATGATAAACAGTACGCACCCAAGCGACCACATGTCGTGTGCCTTCGGATCGTACGGAATTCCCTTCAGCACTTCCGGTGCCGTGTACGCTATCGAACCGCAGTACGTTTCACTCAGCTGGCTAACCGCCCCCTTCGGTTCGCTGCACTTCTTGGCGAAGCTAAAATCGGTCAGCTTCAGGTAGGACGGGTTGGCCAACAGCACATTCTCGCACTTGATGTCCCGATGGCAGAAGCCCTGCTCGTGCATATACTGTACGGCATCGACGAGCTGCCGGAAGAACAGTCTCGACCGACGCTCCGAAATGCGTTTGCGCGTCTGAATGTACTGCAGCAGATCACCGTACCGGCAGTAGTCCATaaacacgcacacgaacgGACCGTACTCTTGGATCGACATTACCGACACGATGTGCGGATGGCTAAGGGCCAACATTGCTACCGTTTCTCGCGGCAGCAAGCGCTCGTAATCCTTCGATGTGCGGCGTCGATCGATCAACTTGCAGGCTAACGAGTGCCCCGGACCGGATTCGAGCCTAGCCGGTCGGTAAAAGGCTTGATACACCTTCGAGTAGGACCCGGACCCAATGCACCGTCCGATGATGTAGCCTTTCGCGTTCAGAATGCTCTTCACCCTAGACCGGCTCCAGCTTGGGGCTAGGCCGGCCGTTTCGCTGCCACTGTTCGATCCACCACTTGGCGGTGGTGAGTGTTTTGAATTTGGCTCCATTTCGAGAAAAATTTGGTGCGATCTAAAATGGGCACCAGCGTTCCGATTTTTGCTTTCGAGCGCGCTGGTGCAATGTTGCTGGAACAGTTGTTCTGCACGAACTGCACCACATGGCCTGCTTTGATTTCTGAGCACAGGTGATGTGTTACTTTTGAATCGAAGGAGGCTAAACCGTAACAGTAAATTTTGAAGGCCTTCAATCACGGTTATATTCAGGTAAGAGGAGTACAGTGCATCAAACGGACAGCTCCGGACATTCAAACGAATCTCGCGTACACTTTCCCAAACCACTCAAACGCAAAATTTACTAACATTCATGAGTTCTTGCTACAAAGGTGACAAACACCTTCAAAATTATAGAGCAGATCATTCATTTAGCAAACTCTTATAATTTATTGCAATCTAATACAATCCTAACGCACCAAAAttctgtaaaaaaaatcaaagcatAGTACACCAGACAACGCCGATTTGATTATGATACAGATACTAATCTTATAACAGTTGGAAGAGGACTTAAATGGCTTAAATTGTTAGACCAGCTAAAACGAAATTAGCAAAAAGAGTAAACAAATAACGCTTTTCCGACCTAAAAATAATCAGACAAACCTAAATCCATCGTCCACACGTGCACGAACCATTGTCATCCGATTGTGCCCCTCTGGAGCATCGTCCAAATGCATCACATGGAATCCAATTTAAAGTAGCTCCTAGCCTTCACATACCTTCACCATTATCAGTCCGTTCAACCATTTCGAATTCCCTCCACAAAGGCACGCGTCGCCCCTactatccccccccccccttccccacACCGATGTGCGACCTTGAAAATCGATAGCTCCACGGACGTCCTAGAACTCACGCCATTTCTATTCCCGTGACGA
It contains:
- the LOC118511719 gene encoding testis-specific serine/threonine-protein kinase 3-like yields the protein MEPNSKHSPPPSGGSNSGSETAGLAPSWSRSRVKSILNAKGYIIGRCIGSGSYSKVYQAFYRPARLESGPGHSLACKLIDRRRTSKDYERLLPRETVAMLALSHPHIVSVMSIQEYGPFVCVFMDYCRYGDLLQYIQTRKRISERRSRLFFRQLVDAVQYMHEQGFCHRDIKCENVLLANPSYLKLTDFSFAKKCSEPKGAVSQLSETYCGSIAYTAPEVLKGIPYDPKAHDMWSLGCVLFIMVSGTMPFDESNIAVTIGHQERKQYGYPSDMRLNPAIMDLIDRLIEPDVSVRATVSQVAKDPWVID